Proteins co-encoded in one Quercus robur chromosome 8, dhQueRobu3.1, whole genome shotgun sequence genomic window:
- the LOC126696056 gene encoding nucleolar protein 12-like, translating to MGKSGKSRNLALKGIEKEIEDFENEDESEDKDEDEDEDEDDNKDEDLTFIIDEIIKLLQFRKKDKSKPSRKSKSSRKECSNYLMKEKTKESKYKGLVATCSDTENDSSDKYVDECSHIMAFVATTNKVIVKSASDSEDSSDDEVKTEKADLLVKLDETTRLVETLVLENISLEEKVKNLEVELSQARTQIERMSSAKLDEVLSAQKPSSDKTGLGYSVSSDPSSSTAFGSRTAFMPQSEKGDKVV from the exons ATGGGAAAAAGTGGAAAGAGTAGAAACTTGGCTCTTAAGGGTATAGAGAAAGAGATTGAGGATTTTGAAAATGAAGATGAAAGTGAAGataaagatgaagatgaagatgaagatgaagatgataatAAGGATGAGGATCTAACCTTCATAATTGATGAGATTATCAAACTTCTTCAAtttaggaaaaaggataagAGCAAACCTTctaggaaatctaaatcctcAAGGAAGG aGTGCTCAAACTAccttatgaaggaaaagaccaaggAGTCAAAATATAAAGGGTTGGTTGCTACTTGCAGTGATACTGAGAATGACTCTTCTGATAAGTATGTGGATGAATGTAGTCATATTATGGCCTTTGTTGCCACAACCAATAAGGTGATTGTGAAGAGTGCTAGTGATAGTGAggattcttctgatgatgaa gtaaaaactgaaaaagctgATCTATTAGTCAAACTAGATgagactacaaggttagttgagactcttgttTTGGAGAACATctcattagaagagaaggtcaagaatctTGAGGTTGAGCTTAGTCAGgctagaactcaaatagagaggatgtctagtgcaaagcttgatgaggtcTTGAGTGCTCAAAAGCCTAGTTCTGATAAGACTGGCTTAGGATATTCTGTTTCCTCCGACCCCTCCTCTTCCACGGCTTTTGGATCAAGGACTGCCTTTATGCCACAATCTGAGAAAggtgataaag ttgtttag